One segment of Rhodanobacter thiooxydans DNA contains the following:
- the lptG gene encoding LPS export ABC transporter permease LptG: MTVFNIKRVDRLVAMSVLGSLLMVWLVLTGFDAVTQLLRQLGNVGKHGYTLSNAVAYVLVTFPRRAYEMFGNAALIGGLLGLGGLAGTGELTALRAAGMSRLRIAGSAVGVVAVLIVGVVIMGETLAPWGDQQAQTMQTRAKPGNLGMSTSSGLWARDGNDVINARGTSLKLRDGVGTVQLSDVRVFTFTTDGRLERFVWARTAEHNGRQWVLHDVRVTTLDAQGTHASTAAALPWPSSLDPQVLAQSVIQPQYLSMRDLRRNMDYLQGNGQSPGTYAVAFWGRALYPLNVLVLVLCAMPFAFGSLRSGGLGKRMFIGILLALGWYFLQQAMVNFGTVYGMPPLLANLLPALILVTAAWLYFRRRV, encoded by the coding sequence ATGACGGTGTTCAACATCAAGCGCGTCGACCGGCTGGTGGCGATGAGCGTGCTCGGCTCGCTGCTGATGGTGTGGCTGGTGCTGACCGGCTTCGATGCGGTGACCCAGCTGTTGCGCCAGCTCGGCAACGTCGGCAAGCACGGTTACACGCTGAGCAATGCGGTGGCCTACGTGCTGGTGACGTTTCCGCGCCGCGCCTACGAGATGTTCGGCAACGCCGCGCTGATCGGCGGCCTGCTCGGCCTGGGCGGGCTGGCCGGCACCGGCGAGCTCACCGCGCTGCGCGCGGCCGGCATGTCGCGGCTGCGCATCGCCGGCTCCGCGGTGGGCGTGGTCGCGGTGCTGATCGTCGGTGTGGTGATCATGGGCGAGACGCTGGCACCGTGGGGCGACCAGCAGGCGCAGACGATGCAGACGCGGGCGAAGCCCGGCAACCTCGGCATGAGCACCAGCAGCGGTCTGTGGGCGCGCGACGGCAATGACGTGATCAACGCCCGCGGCACCTCGCTGAAACTGCGCGATGGCGTCGGCACGGTGCAGCTCAGCGACGTGCGCGTGTTCACCTTCACCACTGACGGCAGGCTCGAGCGCTTCGTGTGGGCCAGGACTGCCGAGCACAACGGCCGGCAATGGGTGCTGCATGATGTCCGCGTCACCACGCTGGATGCGCAAGGCACCCATGCCAGCACCGCGGCCGCGCTGCCGTGGCCGTCCAGCCTCGATCCGCAGGTGCTGGCGCAATCGGTGATCCAGCCGCAATACCTTTCCATGCGCGACCTGCGCCGCAACATGGACTATCTGCAAGGCAACGGCCAGAGTCCGGGCACGTACGCGGTGGCATTCTGGGGGCGTGCGCTGTATCCGCTCAACGTGCTGGTGCTGGTGCTGTGCGCAATGCCGTTCGCGTTCGGCTCGCTGCGCTCCGGCGGCCTGGGCAAGCGCATGTTCATCGGCATCCTGCTCGCGCTGGGCTGGTACTTCCTGCAGCAGGCGATGGTGAATTTCGGCACCGTGTACGGCATGCCGCCGCTGCTGGCGAACCTGCTGCCGGCGCTGATCCTGGTGACGGCGGCCTGGCTGTATTTCCGTCGGCGCGTCTGA
- the ltaE gene encoding low-specificity L-threonine aldolase yields the protein MEWVDLRSDTVTRPTAAMRAAMLAAEVGDDVYGEDPTVNALQQRLADELGFDAGLFVPSGTQSNLLALMSHCERGDEYLVGMDAHTYKFEGGGAAVLGSIQPQPIVQAADGSLPLERIEAAIKPVDPHFARTRVLALENTWHGRTLPLDYLQAAHDTARAHGLGLHLDGARLFNAAVACNVPAREIARHFDTVSVCLSKGLGAPVGSVLLGSHALVDKARRWRKVTGGGWRQAGMLAAAAQYALDHHVARLADDHRRAAYLAGRLREIVGIDLLGQYTNMVFIDVPAERLRELDVHLREAGIRISIGYLPTLRLVTHLDIDDDGIERVVAAFSAFFARG from the coding sequence GTGGAATGGGTTGATCTGCGCAGCGACACAGTGACGCGTCCGACCGCGGCGATGCGCGCGGCGATGCTGGCGGCCGAGGTCGGCGACGACGTCTACGGCGAGGACCCCACGGTCAACGCATTGCAGCAGCGCCTCGCCGACGAGCTCGGTTTCGACGCCGGCCTGTTCGTGCCCAGCGGCACCCAGTCCAACCTGCTGGCGCTGATGAGCCACTGCGAACGCGGCGACGAATACCTGGTCGGCATGGACGCGCACACCTACAAGTTCGAGGGCGGCGGCGCGGCGGTGCTCGGCTCGATCCAGCCGCAGCCGATCGTGCAGGCGGCCGATGGCAGCCTGCCGCTGGAGCGCATCGAGGCGGCGATCAAGCCGGTCGACCCGCACTTCGCGCGCACCCGCGTGCTGGCGCTGGAGAACACCTGGCACGGCCGCACCCTGCCGCTGGACTATCTGCAGGCGGCCCATGACACGGCACGCGCGCACGGACTCGGCCTGCACCTGGATGGCGCGCGCCTGTTCAATGCCGCCGTTGCCTGCAACGTGCCGGCGCGCGAGATCGCGCGGCATTTCGACACGGTGTCGGTGTGCCTGTCCAAGGGCCTCGGCGCGCCGGTCGGTTCGGTGCTGCTCGGTTCGCACGCGCTGGTCGACAAGGCGCGCCGCTGGCGCAAGGTCACCGGTGGCGGCTGGCGCCAGGCCGGCATGCTCGCCGCGGCGGCCCAATACGCGCTGGATCACCACGTGGCGCGGCTGGCCGACGACCATCGCCGTGCGGCCTACCTGGCCGGCCGCCTGCGCGAGATCGTCGGTATCGACCTGCTCGGCCAGTACACCAACATGGTGTTCATCGACGTGCCCGCCGAGCGACTGCGCGAACTGGACGTCCATCTGCGCGAGGCCGGCATCCGCATCAGCATCGGCTACCTGCCCACGCTGCGCCTGGTGACCCATCTGGACATCGACGACGATGGCATCGAGCGCGTCGTCGCGGCGTTCAGCGCGTTTTTCGCGCGCGGCTGA
- a CDS encoding polyhydroxyalkanoate depolymerase, protein MLYQIHEWQRSFLGPLSHFAQASARMLNGTSSPFAQMPGVQRMAAGYELMHRLGKDYEKPEFGIHTATAHEHEIAVIERVALDKPFCQLKRFKRFSDDPSTIEKMKNDPVVLVVAPLSGHHATLLRDTVRTLLRDHKVYITDWVDARMVPAAAGTFGLDDYIAYVEAFIRHIGASTLHVISVCQPTVPVLAAVSLMAARGEATPRSMTMMGGPIDPRCSPTSVNNLATTQPLSWFKGNVIHTVPPNYPGHGREVYPGFLQHAGFIAMNPGRHLNSHWDFYQDLLRGDLDDAESHRKFYDEYNAVLDMPARFYLDTIDKVFQQFLLPRDLWDVAGERVNPAAIERTALLTIEGELDDISGLGQTEAAHDLCSSIPAKRRAHKVIEGAGHYGIFSGRRWRETVYPQVRDFIRQFDAAPADLRSVAKVSRARKTR, encoded by the coding sequence ATGCTCTATCAGATCCACGAATGGCAACGCTCGTTCCTCGGCCCGTTGAGCCACTTCGCGCAGGCCAGCGCGCGCATGCTCAACGGCACCAGCAGTCCGTTCGCGCAGATGCCCGGCGTGCAGCGGATGGCCGCCGGCTACGAGCTGATGCATCGCCTCGGCAAGGATTACGAGAAGCCCGAGTTCGGCATCCACACCGCCACTGCGCACGAGCACGAGATCGCGGTGATCGAACGGGTCGCGCTGGACAAGCCGTTCTGCCAGCTGAAGCGCTTCAAGCGCTTCAGCGACGATCCGTCCACCATCGAGAAGATGAAGAACGATCCGGTGGTGCTGGTGGTGGCGCCGCTGTCCGGCCACCACGCCACGCTGCTGCGCGACACCGTGCGCACGCTGCTGCGCGACCACAAGGTCTACATCACCGACTGGGTCGATGCACGCATGGTGCCAGCCGCGGCCGGCACGTTCGGACTTGACGACTACATTGCCTACGTCGAGGCGTTCATCCGCCACATCGGCGCATCCACGCTGCACGTGATCTCGGTCTGCCAGCCGACCGTGCCGGTGCTGGCGGCAGTGTCGCTGATGGCCGCACGCGGCGAAGCCACCCCGCGCAGCATGACCATGATGGGCGGCCCGATCGACCCGCGCTGCAGTCCCACCAGCGTCAACAACCTGGCCACTACCCAGCCGCTGTCCTGGTTCAAGGGCAACGTGATCCACACCGTGCCGCCGAACTACCCCGGCCACGGCCGCGAGGTCTATCCGGGCTTTCTGCAGCACGCGGGGTTCATCGCGATGAACCCCGGCCGCCACCTCAATTCGCACTGGGATTTCTACCAGGACCTGCTGCGCGGCGACCTCGACGACGCCGAATCGCACCGCAAGTTCTACGACGAATACAACGCCGTGCTGGACATGCCGGCCAGGTTCTACCTCGACACGATCGACAAGGTGTTCCAGCAGTTCCTGCTGCCACGCGACCTGTGGGACGTGGCCGGCGAACGGGTGAACCCCGCCGCGATTGAACGCACTGCCCTGCTCACCATCGAGGGTGAGCTGGACGACATCTCCGGCCTCGGCCAGACCGAAGCCGCGCACGACCTGTGCAGCAGCATCCCGGCCAAGCGCCGCGCACACAAGGTGATCGAAGGCGCCGGCCATTACGGCATCTTCAGCGGCCGCCGCTGGCGCGAGACGGTCTACCCGCAGGTGCGCGACTTCATCCGCCAGTTCGACGCCGCCCCCGCAGACTTGCGCAGCGTGGCGAAGGTCAGCCGCGCGCGAAAAACGCGCTGA
- a CDS encoding class I SAM-dependent methyltransferase, whose translation MPASHPAESRSNAELIRANRGFYESLWSESKLIGPERFNTWPLLRELADAAPRRLEVAPGLRPRLPLHGTCFVDLSHAALRRLQASGANAVHGMIGALPCGDDSFDLVCALDILEHVADDDGALAELARVAAPGASVLLSVPLHPTAWTAFDDFVGHCRRYEPERIVALLARHGFTIERSAVYGMQPKSSRLLGLGQWYLTHRRERAMWWYNRVFMPLGLRFQKPLRWREGLGDTDGVDELLLRCRYRPVATPSH comes from the coding sequence ATGCCCGCATCGCACCCTGCCGAAAGCCGCAGCAACGCCGAACTGATCCGCGCCAACCGCGGCTTCTACGAATCGCTGTGGTCAGAGTCGAAACTGATCGGGCCGGAACGTTTCAACACGTGGCCGCTGCTGCGCGAACTGGCCGACGCCGCACCGCGCCGGCTGGAGGTGGCACCCGGCCTGCGCCCACGGCTGCCGTTGCACGGCACCTGCTTCGTCGATCTGAGCCATGCCGCGCTGCGTCGCCTGCAGGCAAGCGGCGCCAACGCGGTACACGGCATGATCGGCGCCCTGCCATGCGGCGACGACAGCTTCGACCTGGTTTGCGCGCTCGACATCCTCGAACACGTCGCCGACGACGATGGCGCGCTGGCCGAACTGGCGCGCGTGGCCGCACCCGGCGCCAGCGTGCTGCTGTCGGTGCCGCTGCATCCAACGGCATGGACCGCGTTCGACGACTTCGTCGGCCACTGCCGCCGCTACGAACCGGAGCGGATCGTGGCGCTGCTCGCGCGGCACGGTTTCACCATCGAACGCAGCGCGGTGTACGGCATGCAGCCGAAGTCCTCGCGCCTGCTCGGACTCGGCCAGTGGTACCTCACCCACCGGCGCGAGCGCGCGATGTGGTGGTACAACCGGGTGTTCATGCCGCTCGGCCTGCGCTTCCAGAAACCGCTGCGATGGCGCGAGGGTCTGGGCGATACGGACGGAGTCGACGAACTGTTGCTGCGCTGCCGTTACCGTCCGGTGGCAACGCCAAGTCACTGA
- a CDS encoding RDD family protein, with protein sequence MPVNPATTDTPCPLWRRLLALVYDLLIVVAIVMVVGLLCQLATGGNLIRTGATTVVPVWYQALQGAVVAAYFIGSWRRGGQTLGMRPWRIRVTRDDGGTLTLQQALIRVLVVAAPLVLLLLAPAAGLRATLWTLLAVWAGWFAVALFDPHRRALHDIAAGTEIRVLG encoded by the coding sequence ATGCCCGTGAACCCTGCCACCACCGACACGCCCTGCCCGCTGTGGCGCCGCCTGCTGGCGCTGGTCTACGACCTGCTGATCGTGGTGGCGATCGTGATGGTGGTGGGGCTGCTGTGCCAGCTGGCCACCGGCGGCAACCTGATCCGCACCGGCGCGACGACGGTGGTGCCGGTGTGGTACCAGGCGCTGCAGGGCGCGGTGGTGGCGGCGTATTTCATCGGCTCGTGGCGGCGCGGCGGGCAGACGCTGGGCATGCGGCCGTGGCGCATCCGGGTCACCCGCGACGACGGCGGCACGCTTACGCTGCAGCAGGCACTGATCCGCGTGCTGGTGGTCGCCGCGCCGCTGGTGCTGTTGCTGCTGGCGCCGGCGGCCGGATTGCGCGCGACGTTGTGGACGCTGCTGGCGGTGTGGGCCGGCTGGTTCGCCGTGGCTTTGTTCGACCCGCACCGCCGCGCGCTGCACGACATCGCGGCCGGCACCGAGATCCGCGTGCTGGGCTGA